The following coding sequences are from one Macaca nemestrina isolate mMacNem1 chromosome 1, mMacNem.hap1, whole genome shotgun sequence window:
- the LOC105484939 gene encoding transmembrane epididymal protein 1-like, translating to MGGFEGHLYPGLSFFFYGLYHAQLVSRALICNAPVQYPPRHPWSKGRWARLWQIYYIGLLKILSACILVAQELHSIPRQFVLISKMYHQRNFMFRKQWQHLTLYMTFLLSGCVDMVSQNLLPKRCAALEQGAQALGMFIFLPLMVSHLQDTEGVELQSHVLLTQAMFLLTLVVTAELWAPNMLLLWIMKAFLYMITGSWLMHIGFMLFKPISGYQWMDDDRNDIMFVTTFFCWHVIFSAILMIWIYGFSFWWYCHIFVKA from the coding sequence ATGGGAGGCTTTGAGGGTCATCTGTACCCAGGGCTGTCTTTCTTCTTCTATGGACTTTATCATGCACAACTTGTCTCCAGAGCCTTGATATGCAATGCCCCTGTCCAGTATCCACCACGCCATCCCTGGAGCAAAGGAAGATGGGCAAGGCTATGGCAAATATACTACATTGGGTTGCTGAAGATACTGAGTGCCTGCATTTTAGTAGCCCAAGAATTGCACAGCATTCCTAGACAGTTTGTACTTATCAGCAAGATGTATCATCAGAGGAACTTTATGTTCCGCAAACAGTGGCAGCATCTCACTCTCTATATGACTTTCTTGCTGAGTGGGTGTGTAGACATGGTGAGCCAGAACCTGCTGCCTAAGAGATGTGCTGCTCTGGAGCAAGGTGCCCAAGCTCTGGGCATGTTCATATTTCTGCCCCTGATGGTGTCTCACCTGCAGGACACAGAAGGAGTGGAGCTTCAGTCTCACGTGCTGCTCACCCAGGCCATGTTCCTGCTGACTCTGGTGGTGACCGCAGAGCTGTGGGCTCCCAACATGCTGCTGCTCTGGATCATGAAGGCCTTTTTGTATATGATCACAGGCTCTTGGCTGATGCACATAGGCTTTATGCTGTTCAAACCAATCTCTGGCTatcaatggatggatgatgaCAGAAATGACATTATGTTTGTCACCACCTTCTTCTGCTGGCATGTGATCTTCAGTGCCATTTTGATGATCTGGATCTATGGCTTCTCCTTTTGGTGGTATTGCCACATTTTTGTTAAGGCCTGA